The sequence CCTTTCGTGCTCCCCTCTAAACTATATCCCCGTAAGGCTTTTACACTCCCCCACATCATGTCGCCAGAGGAAGTGAGGCTGCTTATACAGTCGTGTAAAACTATTAAGCAGCGCGCGCTCATCGAGTTGTTCTATTCTACCGGTGTGCGGTTGGAGGAATGCTCTAAACTCAAAATCACCGAGGTCGATTCGGCTAACATGTGCATCCACCTCCATCAGGGCAAAGGACGCAAGGACCGTAAGATGCTCTTATCACCTCAGTGCTTAATGACGCTACGCCAGTACTACAAAGTACACAAGCCTGCGGTGTACCTCTTCGAGGGCAAGTGGACTGGCAAGGCTATGCACCCGCGCGCCATACAACATGCCCTCAAGTTGTGCTTCAACTATGCGGGTATGAAAGATAAGCCCTACAGTGCCCATACGTTGCGCCATTCCTTCGCCACCCATCTGCTCGATGCCGGAACCGACATTCACACCATCAAAGAGCTGCTCGGTCACAGCACCATTGCCACAACCATGGTATACCTGCACTTGCAAACTAAAAAGCGACAGGCCATTATCTCACCCCTCGATATGTTGTTTCAACAAAACTCCGTGGCCATATGAGGGTGAACACAAATACTTCTCCGGTGGGCCGTACGCCCAAGCGCGGACTTCAACATGTATTACGATCGGTGGATGATTGGAAAACAA comes from Chloroflexota bacterium and encodes:
- a CDS encoding tyrosine-type recombinase/integrase, giving the protein MLEQLHRTMTIGDYSPRTVASYQREVCFLAQYFPEVSLRDIQQHHIETYLLYVKVTLGCARDKCRMAAQAFSFLYKHVLKMPFVLPSKLYPRKAFTLPHIMSPEEVRLLIQSCKTIKQRALIELFYSTGVRLEECSKLKITEVDSANMCIHLHQGKGRKDRKMLLSPQCLMTLRQYYKVHKPAVYLFEGKWTGKAMHPRAIQHALKLCFNYAGMKDKPYSAHTLRHSFATHLLDAGTDIHTIKELLGHSTIATTMVYLHLQTKKRQAIISPLDMLFQQNSVAI